A single Polyodon spathula isolate WHYD16114869_AA chromosome 6, ASM1765450v1, whole genome shotgun sequence DNA region contains:
- the LOC121317530 gene encoding ribonucleoside-diphosphate reductase subunit M2 — MLSARSPLSSKNENAIVSNMASVSLTDKENTPPSMNTTKILASKTARRIFEESEGKSNDKIQEEPLLKDNPRRFVIFPIQYHDIWQMYKKAMASFWTAEEVDLSKDIVHWESLKKEERYFITHVLAFFAASDGIVNENLVERFSQEVQVTEARCFYGFQIAMENIHSEMYSLLIDTYIKDPTEREYLFNAIETMPCVKKKADWAMNWIGNEEAQYGERVVAFAAVEGIFFSGSFASIFWLKKRGLMPGLTFSNELISRDEGLHCDFACLMFKHLVNKPSEEKVKEIIKDAVWIEQDFLTDSLPVDLIGMNCTLMKQYIEFVADRLMLELGFSKIFRVENPFDFMENISLEGKTNFFEKRVGEYQRMGVMSKPTEKTFTLDADF; from the exons ATGCTTTCTGCTCGCTCTCCTCTGTCTTCCAAGAACGAAAACGCAATCGTTTCAAATATGGCCAGCGTTTCTTTGACTGATAAGGAGAATACA CCTCCAAGCATGAACACGACCAAAATTTTAGCATCGAAAACGGCAAGGAGGATATTTGAAGAAAGTGAA GGAAAGTCAAATGACAAAATCCAAGAAGAGCCTCTCTTGAAAGACAATCCTCGCAGATTCGTCATCTTTCCCATCCAGTACCATGACATCTGGCAGATGTACAAGAAAGCCATGGCCTCTTTCTGGACAGCAGAAGAG GTTGACCTCTCCAAAGACATTGTGCACTGGGAATCtctgaaaaaagaagaaagataCTTCATCACTCACGTACTTGCGTTCTTTGCTGCAAGTGATGGCATAGTTAATGAGAATTTG GTGGAGCGCTTTAGCCAGGAAGTGCAAGTCACTGAAGCCCGTTGTTTCTATGGTTTCCAAATTGCCATGGAGAATATTCACTCTGAAATGTACAGCCTGCTTATTGATACCTACATCAAAGATCCCACAgagag GGAGTACCTGTTTAATGCCATTGAAACCatgccatgtgtaaaaaagaaGGCTGACTGGGCTATGAACTGGATTGGAAACGAGGAAGCACAATACG GTGAACGTGTTGTGGCCTTTGCTGCAGTTGAAGGAATCTTTTTCTCTGGATCATTTGCTTCTATATTCTGGTTGAAGAAACGAGGGTTGATGCCTGGGCTGACCTTTTCTAATGAACTCATTAGCAGAGATGAG GGTTTGCATTGTGACTTTGCGTGCCTTATGTTCAAGCACCTCGTGAATAAACCCTCGGAAGAAAAAGTGAAGGAAATCATCAAGGATGCTGTCTGGATAGAGCAG gACTTTCTAACAGATTCATTGCCAGTGGACTTGATTGGAATGAACTGCACTTTAATGAAACAGTACATCGAGTTTGTGGCCGATAGGCTGATGCTGGAGCTGGGTTTCAGCAAG atcttCCGTGTGGAGAATCCTTTTGATTTTATGGAGAACATCTCCTTGGAAGGAAAGACCAACTTCTTTGAGAAGCGGGTAGGAGAGTATCAGAGAATGGGCGTGATGTCCAAGCCAACAGAGAAAACGTTCACATTGGATGCAGACTTCTAA